The window GGGTGCCGCCGCCGCTGTAGGTAACCGCCGGGCCTGTGACGCTCACCGTGCCGGAGATGATCGTGGTTCCCGGACCGCTAAGGCTGGAGCCGGCGGCCAGCGTGGTGCCAGAGCCGCCGAAATTCAGCGTCGCGCCCGAAGCAGCTTGAAACGAACCGGTTTCCATGCCGCCGCCGTTCAGTAAAAGCGTGCCGGCTTGCACAGTAACGATGTGCGAGTTGTTGAACGGAATATTGACGGTGGTCGTGCCGGTGCCAACCGAACGGGTGAACGTGCCCGAGTTGTTGAAGGTGCCGAACGAATCGCTCGATCCCAAGTTCGCTCCGATGTTGTTGTTGAAATTGAGCGACCAACCGGCATCGAAGGTGCCCGAGTTGTTGAGCGTTGCCGCGTTATTCCAATACAGGTTACCACTCTTAGCGCCTGCATCGCCAGTAAACGAAGACGAGCCGGCGACGTTGATCGTTCGGGTGTCGAAGACGTTTAAGTAGCCGTCGATCTGTATGCCGGCGTTGGCGTTGGTGATGCCCGTGCCGGACATCCTGCCGCCGGTATCGTGCAGCATGTCATTGGTGGTCAGATTGAATGTGCCGGTGAGCGTGCCGACGTTGAGCGTGAACTTTTGAATCGTGATATTCTGGTCGAGGGTCAGCGGGCCGTCGCCGCTGAAGCCGTCGTTGAAAACGGCATCGTAGGTGGTTCCGCCACCATTGTTGGGAAAGCCGCCACCCGCCGGCACGTTCACCCAGGCAGCCGTGGTCCAATTCGCCGATGCGCCGGAATAGGTCGATGTCACGTCGGCGGCCGTCGCGATGCCGCACGTGATCGCGACGACGGCCGCGAGAAGGGCCATGAGTTTTGCGAATCGCGGCATGAGATTCACTCCGTCGGTGTAAATCAAGTTGATGCCGGGTCAGCGGGACCGCGCCGTTTGGGAAATGTCGAAAACCGCCCCTGCTAGGAGGAGTGTAACTAGGCCCGACATGCCAAGCAAGCTGACTAGGATAATCGCTCAGACCGCGGACGACGCGATCTTGGCCGCGACTTGGCCGGGCAGGAGGGGTTCCGCCATTGGAATCCAACGGCATTCGTGGAGGCTGCGGAACCAGGTGAGCTGCCGCTTGGCGAATTGGCGGGTATGCAGCTTGACGAGATCGACGGTTGTCGCGAGGTTGGTGTCGCCGGCCAGATGGGCGAGTATTTCTCGATAGCCGACGGCTTGGCCAGCCGTGCGGCTCAAGGAACGGCCGTGGCCGATTGAAATCAGTGCGCGAACCTCATCGACCAGCCCGGCGGCGAACATCGCGTCGACGCGCTTCTCGATCCGCTGGTGCAACTTCTCGCGCGGCCAGTCCAATACGAACACTTTCGCGGGCTCACCGATTGGCGGCTCGTTGAATTGCCGCTGCTGCTCACTGATGAGTCGGCCCGTGTGATGAAACACCTCGAGCGCGCGGATCAATCGCCGCACGTCGTTGGGATGGAGTTTTGCGGCGGCCGCCGGATCGACCGCGGCTAGACGGCGATGCAACTCGGCCGCGTCGCTCTGCCGCGCGACTTCGGCAAGCTGACGGCGCAAATCCCAGTCGGCAGCCGGTCCCGAGAACAAGCCGCGTAGCAACGCCTTGAGATAGAGCGGCGTGCCACCAACGAACACCGGCAGGCGATTACGCGCGCGAATCTCGCGAACCGCATCTCCCGCGGCATCGAGATACTGGGCAACGCTGAAGTCTTCCCACGGATCGACGATGTCGATCAGATGATGCGGGACAAGTCGGCGATCCGCCTCACTCGGTTTGGCGGTGCCGATGTTCATCCCGCGGTACACGGCCATCGAGTCGAGCGAAATGATCTCGCCGTCAATCCGTTGGGCCAGCTCGATCCCGACCGCCGACTTGCCGCCGCCCGTCGGGCCGGCGAGAACGACGCAGGGGCCGGAGGCGAGAGGCCGGAGGCCAGTCGAAGGCAGCATGGAAACGAAGTACGAAGTACAAAGGACGAAGTACGAAAGCCGGCCATCGCCGCGTTTTCATCGACGAGCGATTTCGCGACGGTTGCCAGTCTGCCGTGAACCAATTAGATTGCTCAGAGTCATAGTAATCGTGGCAAGAGCGGACTTCTATGGGTATCGAAGATGCCCGCTGGCTCTGGCCCCTGGCCTCCGGCCTCCGGTCCCTGTGGCGGATTCCGAGAACATCCTGTCGCGGCTGATGGCGATCATCGAGGATCGCAAGGCGAATCCTCCGCCCAAATCCTATACGACTTCGCTGTTCGCCGGCGGAGTTGCCAAGATCGGCGAGAAAATTTGCGAAGAAGCGGCTGAGGTGGTTGCCGCCGCCGACGAGCCGGGAGACGCGGGCCGCGCCCACTTGATCCACGAGGCGGCCGATTTGGTGTATCATCTATTCGTCATGCTCGGGTACAGAGAAATCAAGCTCACGGAGGTCGAGGCGGAACTCGCCCGCCGCTTCGGCATTTCCGGGCTCGACGAAAAAGCTGCCCGTGGAAGAACGTAGTAGACACTCTGTGTGGCATGACGAACGGCGGACGGCACACGGAGTGTGCCTGCCACATTACCCGCCCCCAGTCTCCAGTCCCCAGCCCCCGCAATGAACCTTCGCATCGGCGTTCCCAGCAAAGGGCGATTGGCGGAAGTCGCCGAGGCACTCTTGAAAGAGGCCGGCTTGCACTTTCGCCGCACGGAGCGAAGTCTGTTTGCTCGGTGCAAGGAATTGCCAGTCGATATCACGTTCCTGCGGGCGGACGATATTCCCGTGCTCTGCGCCGAAGGGGCAATTGATCTGGGCGTGACCGGCGCCGATCTGGTCGCTGAGAGCCGGGTCGAGTTGATCGCGCGGCTGGAACTCGGCGTCGGCAATTGCCGCCTGGCGGTCTGCGTGCCGGAATCCAGTTCGATCACGCATCCCGGCCAGCTCAACGGCGCGCGGATCGCCACGAGCTTTCCCAACGTCACCGCCGATTATCTGCGACAGCATGGGGCTGAGGCCCATTTGGTCACGCTGATGGGGAGCGTCGAGATCATGATCGCACTGGGAGTGGCCGAGGCGATCGTCGATCTGGTCGAAACCGGTAGCACGCTGGCCGCTAATCAGTTACGGATCCTCGACCAGATTGGCCAATACGAAACGATCCTCGTGCAAAACCGCGAAGCGCGGCAGCCGGAGCTGGCCGACCGCGTGGTGCGGCGGCTCGAAGGAGTGGTGATTGCCCGCAGCTATTCGCTCTTGGAATACAATGTGCCGCGCGGCAAGCTGCGCGAGGCCGAGCAAATCACGCCGGGGTTCAATTCTCCGACGGTTAGCGCGCTGGAAGACCCGCATTGGTGCGCCGTGCGGGTCATGGTTCGCCGCGGCGAGGTCATCTCGATCATGGAAAAGCTCGAATCGCTCGGCGC of the Pirellulales bacterium genome contains:
- the miaA gene encoding tRNA (adenosine(37)-N6)-dimethylallyltransferase MiaA, translated to MLPSTGLRPLASGPCVVLAGPTGGGKSAVGIELAQRIDGEIISLDSMAVYRGMNIGTAKPSEADRRLVPHHLIDIVDPWEDFSVAQYLDAAGDAVREIRARNRLPVFVGGTPLYLKALLRGLFSGPAADWDLRRQLAEVARQSDAAELHRRLAAVDPAAAAKLHPNDVRRLIRALEVFHHTGRLISEQQRQFNEPPIGEPAKVFVLDWPREKLHQRIEKRVDAMFAAGLVDEVRALISIGHGRSLSRTAGQAVGYREILAHLAGDTNLATTVDLVKLHTRQFAKRQLTWFRSLHECRWIPMAEPLLPGQVAAKIASSAV
- the hisG gene encoding ATP phosphoribosyltransferase is translated as MNLRIGVPSKGRLAEVAEALLKEAGLHFRRTERSLFARCKELPVDITFLRADDIPVLCAEGAIDLGVTGADLVAESRVELIARLELGVGNCRLAVCVPESSSITHPGQLNGARIATSFPNVTADYLRQHGAEAHLVTLMGSVEIMIALGVAEAIVDLVETGSTLAANQLRILDQIGQYETILVQNREARQPELADRVVRRLEGVVIARSYSLLEYNVPRGKLREAEQITPGFNSPTVSALEDPHWCAVRVMVRRGEVISIMEKLESLGASAILETQITNCRL
- a CDS encoding phosphoribosyl-ATP diphosphatase, with the protein product MADSENILSRLMAIIEDRKANPPPKSYTTSLFAGGVAKIGEKICEEAAEVVAAADEPGDAGRAHLIHEAADLVYHLFVMLGYREIKLTEVEAELARRFGISGLDEKAARGRT